In one Silene latifolia isolate original U9 population chromosome 10, ASM4854445v1, whole genome shotgun sequence genomic region, the following are encoded:
- the LOC141604711 gene encoding inactive protein kinase SELMODRAFT_444075-like, whose product MQPSEFGSSRRLNPGDITAAQAAVIVAVKAERTVSKDALKWALSHVVRPGDCISLLAVFPDRPSGRRLWSFPRLTGNCAGIDGGNLPERISEISELCSQMALQFNNQIQVKVRVKVILGLPAGEVAAEAKRNGANWVILDKKLKEEQKHCIEKLTCSIVVMKGSQPQVLRLNLGYSDEPPTPFYSATSSPALDSSRLESFRMKHSTPISSPEYPSSSFSRTTGDTSLGTFDLPPSPFLLYEQNPLFERPNKEKETPIYSPVNSLEIGREKLITTSRSNRYDALGDLELQNHNKRALIPTSGRYSHESRSPASKLVVDNLFKQECDARSGILNIDKYHEVGEVNKPSIRDSVSISRTSSAPPPLCSICQHKTPSFGKPPRRFSYEELESATSGFSDSNLLAEGGFGIVHRGVLTDGQMVAVKQLKFVDYQGDVDFCREVRVLSCAQHRNVVLLIGFCLEDQHRVLVYEFICNSSLDFHLHSKHSASLDPKLRLKIALGVARGLRYLHEDCRVGCIIHRDMRPNNILLTHNFEPLVGDFGLARLHSEWNIGIEQQVIGASGYIAPEYIDGGTITEKVDVYSFGVVLMELITGKRIKDLQQDKELSSMTQIFDPLDTLQGNLNLKPGYSSKDAQDMPYEIEVMGHAACMCLRRNPECRPTMSKVLRILEGGNTPMPLGLDLNSVGSQSGHLQGLRPRRYSELRNCHSRKLSQ is encoded by the exons atgcaGCCATCAGAATTCGGCTCAAGCCGAAGGCTCAATCCCGGCGACATTACGGCGGCTCAAGCCGCTGTAATAGTCGCTGTCAAAGCCGAAAGAACCGTCTCTAAAGACGCCTTAAAGTGGGCCCTCTCTCACGTCGTTCGCCCTGGCGACTGCATTTCTCTCCTCGCCGTCTTTCCTGATCGTCCTTCAG GTAGGAGATTGTGGAGTTTTCCTCGGTTAACTGGAAATTGTGCCGGAATCGATGGCGGAAACTTACCAGAGAGGATTAGCGAGATTTCGGAGTTGTGTTCTCAGATGGCTCTTCAATTCAATAATCAAATTCAG GTGAAAGTGAGAGTTAAGGTTATACTAGGCTTGCCCGCTGGAGAAGTGGCAGCTGAAGCAAAGAGAAACGGAGCCAACTGGGTCATATTGGACAA AAAACTCAAGGAAGAACAAAAACATTGCATCGAGAAACTTACGTGCAGCATAGTTGTGATGAAGGGTTCTCAACCACAAGTTCTTAGACTTAACTTAGGATACTCAGATGAACCCCCAACTCCTTTCTATTCGGCTACCTCTTCTCCTGCTTTAGATAGCAGCAGACTGGAGAGCTTCAGGATGAAGCATTCTACACCTATAAGCAGCCCTGAATACCCTAGTAGCTCTTTCTCAAGAACAACTGGGGATACTTCATTGGGAACCTTTGATTTGCctccttcccctttccttttgtATGAGCAAAATCCCCTGTTTGAACGGCCgaacaaagaaaaagaaacacCCATTTACTCTCCAGTTAACAGTCTTGAAATCGGGAGGGAAAAGCTAATAACAACCTCTAGGAGCAACAGATATGATGCATTGGGGGACCTAGAACTCCAAAATCACAACAAAAGAGCTTTAATACCTACAAGCGGCCGGTACTCCCATGAATCTAGATCTCCGGCTTCTAAGCTCGTGGTtgataatctttttaaacaagaGTGTGATGCAAGAAGTGGTATACTAAACATCGACAAATATCACGAAGTAGGTGAAGTCAATAAGCCAAGTATTAGAGATTCTGTCTCCATTTCAAGAACTTCATCTGCACCTCCTCCACTATGTTCGATATGCCAGCACAAAACACCATCATTTGGAAAACCTCCAAGACGTTTTAGTTATGAGGAGTTGGAGTCAGCTACAAGCGGATTTTCAGATTCTAATCTCTTGGCTGAAGGTGGTTTTGGGATTGTGCATAGGGGGGTCCTAACCGATGGCCAAATGGTTGCGGTAAAACAATTGAAGTTTGTAGATTATCAAGGAGATGTAGATTTTTGCAGGGAAGTTCGGGTTTTGAGCTGTGCACAACACAGGAATGTTGTTTTGCTTATTGGCTTTTGTCTTGAAGATCAGCACAGAGTTTTGGTCTATGAGTTTATCTGCAATAGCTCTCTGGACTTCCACTTACACT CAAAGCATTCTGCTTCTCTAGATCCAAAATTACGCTTGAAGATAGCTCTTGGAGTTGCAAGAGGCTTAAGATATCTCCATGAAGATTGCAGAGTAGGGTGCATTATCCACAGAGATATGAGGCCTAACAATATCCTCTTAACACATAATTTTGAACCTCTG GTTGGCGATTTTGGGCTGGCTAGGTTGCATTCTGAGTGGAACATTGGGATTGAGCAGCAAGTCATTGGTGCTTCAGG CTACATTGCCCCGGAATATATTGATGGAGGAACCATTACTGAAAAAGTTGATGTATATTCTTTCGGGGTAGTGTTGATGGAACTAATCACTGGAAAGAGGATTAAAGATCTGCAACAAGACAAGGAGCTATCCTCTATGACTCAAATCTTTGATCCCTTAGATACATTACAAGGTAACCTGAATCTGAAGCCAGGGTACTCGTCTAAGGATGCTCAAGATATGCCCTACGAAATAGAGGTCATGGGTCATGCTGCCTGCATGTGTCTTCGCAGAAATCCTGAATGTAGACCCACTATGTCAAAG